The following nucleotide sequence is from Mangifera indica cultivar Alphonso chromosome 1, CATAS_Mindica_2.1, whole genome shotgun sequence.
ataaaattatgtgtacccatttttggcaCACAATTTACGTACATatatgaggtgttatcatgtgattagatgtttctttatcatatgatgacacatattttaaaatcacctaattatatgatgacacatcactgtgtatatgaattgtgtatcaaaaatagatacacatatcattgctcttaaaataaatacataaaatatcaCTCTTTGGCCTTACTCGATGGAAAAGAAGCAGAGTGCAAAGCAGAGCCCAGAAAgacaaaagcaaaataaaatacCTAGAATTATAATTTGAGAAGAAATACATAAAACCCCAAATCTCCCAACTTAGTGAAGATGAATAGCCCTCGATATGATCTGAACTagttcaatctcaaaaaataattcaatttgatttaactcAATATAAATtcgttttattaaaatttaaactaaattcaaataaaaaaattagctcattttttaatttaaaccaaacttaagGTAAAAGATattcaactcaatttgactcgaatcaataatttgaatttgtgactcgATTCCAATTGAATGCATAACTCAAATTAGCTCGAATTCAGtattttgaatttgtgacttgattttattagaataaaaaattttaaatattatttgaatagaacaatatcgttttattaataaatcacatACTCGAACCATAAATCCAAGTTATcaattcaaaccgaatcaaaccACGAATTcgaataattaattcaaactataaatcgaattaaactcaaattaaatcaaattaaactctttttcatcctaattgaatttgaaccaaatttaattttgatttaacaaactcaaactaaatttgagctAAACCATATTCCAATTGAGCCGAATTAAAGCCGAGGAGTATTTAGACTTGACTCTGCCCGAATCCACCTTTAAAGATAATATCACTTACATTTTCCTGATACCATGCCTGTTAAAACAGAAGTGAAATACAATTTCTTGCCCTGCAATTTAGGAAATGACACTAAACCATTTCAATTTAACCCATTCTAACTTATCAACACCGAGCAGGCAAAACTTTTCTAGTCCACATAAATTAAACCGGTATCTTTTCAACAAAGTAACCCTCTGCCCCCAATTCTCCAATAACGCCAAAATTTCCTAATCAGCCTCCATTTCCATCCACATTTTATCTGTCATTCTTTAGTCCTCAATTATTGAGGATAAGGCTACCACACAATTGTTAATACAATGGAGGGTAAACCACTTCTTAAAACCTATAGCTTAAAAGTAATTGACACAAAAGtcttgatattaatttttattagcaTCAAGTACATGATGAccagatagaaaagaaaaaggaaggcaAAGTAGATGACAACATTAgcaaaattacataataatatacagATTCCATGGTCTCTTTAGCCTCTTAACGAAGCAATAATGCATTCTTCCTCCACCATTACTTGTCAAAATCATATGGCGGAGCTGCTCCTGAAGGATCCAAAAGCTTTAACCGCAGATGCTCTGAGGACGAATTGGTAATAAAACGCAGCGATGGCAGCACCAATTAAAGGTCCAACCCAGAAAATCCActgcaacaaaaaaaaaaaaaaaagtttacatAAACCTTAAGGCATAACATAACAAAGTGAAAATTGGAATCAAAATTGATTTTGGAGATAAAAATTCATACATGGTCATCCCATGTCTTATCCTGATTGTAAATCACAGCAGCTCCAAAACTTCTAGCCGGGTTGATTCCAGTTCCAGTGACCGGAATGGTAGCCAGGTGAACCATGAACACAGCGAATCCAATTGGGAGAGGTGCCAAGAccttttaagttaaaattttaacaagaacAATTAGAATTATGatgaaaattaaacatattCGATAGTGAAGTGAGATGTGATACATACGGGAACATGTGAATCCCTAGCGTTTCTCTTGGGATCAGTTGCAGAGAAAACAGTGTAGACAAGAACAAAAGTTCCAATAATCTCAGCGCCCAACCCAGTTCCGGTGCTGTAGCCGTCGGCGAGCCCGTTGGCTCCTCCGCCGTATCTGTCATAGTAAGCCTTCTGGAATGCCTTAACTAGCCCACAACCACAAATGGCTCCCAAACACTGAGCCGCCATGTACAGTATGGCTCGCACTAGAGACACCTTTCTCGCCAAAAACAGCCCAAATGTTACAGCCGGGTTAATGTGCCCACCTGAAATTTTTTACCAAACACAGTTTTCATTATTTGCACTAAAGAAAAGAGAGTATGACTTTGGTGAAGTTTGAATCTTTGACTGAAAACTGACCAGAAATGCCGGCGGTGCAGTAAACGAGAACGAAGATCATGCCACCAAAGGCCCAAGCGATGCCGAGAATGCCAACACCACCACATTGATCGGTATTAAGGTCTGGGTCAGTCTGGCTCTTGTAACCAATCACGGTCAACACAGTTATGTACAAGAACAAGAGAGTGGCTACGAACTCAGCTATAATGGCTCTGTAAAATGACCACTTGGTTAACTCTTCAGCGTCGATCAGAGGAGCCGGCGGCGGGTCGTAGTAGTCCTTCGCCTGGAAGTCGCGAGGCCCACCTACTTCAATGTCCTTGGCCATTGCTAGCTCGCAGTAGAATCAGAATTAACAAGGAAGATTGAGAAAAGTCTTGGTGGGAGTGAAGAGTAGAAAGATGAGTTTCGAGTGGAGAGTGGATGTATTTATGGGGCGATTTGAGATGATTAGTgactattaattaaaacttagcTTAGCCGCCCAATCTCACTAATTGAGATTATTTTCCTTCACTTTCTTAATCAAAATGGCcgaatttgaaatatatttaaaaaaaacaataatcacATTTGCTGTACAGCCAGTAGGCCCTGTACATTtaccacatttttttttattcctgTGATAGTGAAATAATGAGAGAAAGGCAGAGGGTTGGAGAAATAAGGAATTAGGAATGTGTTTTTTTCATGATTTGGAAATGGACAGTGCGGTCTGGTATCTTCTACCACTTTTTCTTTCCATACAAGTGGCTGATGGTGTGACACGTCTGCCCGACTAGGGTAGAGGACCCACCGATCACAAGGATATTGTGATCTCTGACGTTGATCAATGATGGTGACCAAACCGACCAAGAATCATGAACTACCACCACCGTCCATCCAACTGAGTCCAACCGCACCACTTCCTTGATTCTCTCAACCACTCATGTCATGCCACGTTTCTTTGTCCAAACAGCCGCCACCGACTATGtagcttttttaattttagggaaaaggaccatttcccacctaagtttaaCTGGAAcggtaaatatatatttatagtaaataaaaaattaaaattaaaattttaaatttaatttgtcagagtatatttataaattttttattaaaattaaagaataaatttattattttatcaataatattaaaataattaaaatatatctaatttttctattttagtttaaaaaaccaatttttttcttaatattaagtttcaaaaaatttatttttcctcttagaGTTTTGATTTTCCCATTAAACTTCTCTCTCTCAAGCAATCGGTATTGTCTGACTATTTCTCTCACTTTTTCAGGCCTCATTTTCGTTTGAGAAGATGAGTTGTTGTCTAGACGAACACGAATCGATGAGGCCATCGATTAGACTTTGTCGACTAAAATTGATGGCCACGTCTGGAACAATGAGCTAGGAGAAGACTAGAAGGCCATGAAAACATAGCAATTGCAGCTAATTCAATGAAACGCATAAAAAATGTGACGGAAATACGACGATCTTTAATTCATCTTCAATTGTTCATCAATCAGAGTTTTTTCACATGTAATCGAAGTTGTCAATAATGACAAAGGGAGAAGAGAGGATAGAAATGGTGGTCATTGACAATGGAGtcattgaagagaaaaaaacttaaaattttaagagtaaaaaagttacttttgaaaattcaaatctaGGGGTGAAACTCTATTTTTAACACTtggagagaaaaataagattagtttatatatatcttaataatattattaaaataataatattatttttatatttaagaataatcttaacaaaaatttaaaaataagtagatgtttaaaattttcaactcttATAGGtgtgtttttatcttttcaccaaacattgggtgagaaatagtctttcgGTCTTTATTTTAACCTAAAAGTTACTCTCACGAAATAATCAACTTTGTCTTATTACCTAACAAGGGAAAACTCTAGGCCAAACGTGATAATGAATAGAAAATATTCCTGGCTGTTGTTTTGCCAAGTGTCACGCAAGGGTAACTGGTCGGTTGTCCCTTTCTCTTCCGGTAACCTCTTTCTGTACGATCACGTGCCGAATAATACAGTGAACCTACATTCGGTATCCTGTAGAAACTTCCAGGCAACTTCGAAAGCATGCACTCAAGTCTGTTTCACTAATCTTAACTCTCGAACGAACTTTGGTTACCTAGTTTGGGTTGAAACTTATCTACTTGGTCCTTTGATGAAAACCAAGTCTTCTTCACTCAACTCAAACCCAATTTATTCTttatgaaacattaaaaaaaactttcaataaagTGAGAGATGAACaatagatatcccaaatgggattcgatttaaatttttaatttaaatcttaaataattaatttaaattcaaatttgatcttatataattgattaaaaatattattagagatgatcgataaaataaatagtatcattgataatataaaatatactatTAATCAGATAGATATTGATATCATAAaagattcaaactaaacttgaattagattattgaattaaaacttaaatttaaatttaatttaaatcaagttaaatatcaattcaaattgaatgagtttaatttgaatccaaCTCTAATAGAGACGGAGAACACAAAACCACGATCGGTTCAACtctaagagaagaaaaatcCATCCTCTCTTCCCTTCCTCCTGCAAGTCTCTTCGACAAGCCATGTGAATGAACTGTAGGGCTTCATTCGGGCTAACACATTATTTTGGGCCTTTCAACAAGCGACAAGTTATATACaattaactaataaattttgGGCCCATTTGTTCTTTGGGCTTCAAGCTCAGGCctgaaaatgattttgaaacCTCGAAAAGTGTAAGCTCAATCAGGCCTGAATGCGTTTCTATTTGATACATTTTTTCAGATTGAACTTTCGAACTGCAATTAGCATGCCTATTTGAAAAGGTAATATAAGGAATTTTTCATCATGTTATTACTCAATTTTTGCTATAATTTAAAGCTATGTAATCTATAGACCCATTGGCTTTTGTTGTGGGTTGTGAGGAGGATTATAAATCCCTAGTTTGTTTTAGTAAAATTATCCATTATTTCATTGACATCAGTGTATCGTTCATAGGGTCCAAATTGTTCACCTAAATTTGCATCATCACTACccataaaattatacgtatttattttaaatacacaaataaatatatataaattaatatttaattacataataaaacattatatatatatatttatttatctattcaaaatAGGTACCTTAGGTCGACTATCCAACAATGTTTATGGAGT
It contains:
- the LOC123192563 gene encoding aquaporin PIP2-2-like — translated: MAKDIEVGGPRDFQAKDYYDPPPAPLIDAEELTKWSFYRAIIAEFVATLLFLYITVLTVIGYKSQTDPDLNTDQCGGVGILGIAWAFGGMIFVLVYCTAGISGGHINPAVTFGLFLARKVSLVRAILYMAAQCLGAICGCGLVKAFQKAYYDRYGGGANGLADGYSTGTGLGAEIIGTFVLVYTVFSATDPKRNARDSHVPVLAPLPIGFAVFMVHLATIPVTGTGINPARSFGAAVIYNQDKTWDDHWIFWVGPLIGAAIAAFYYQFVLRASAVKAFGSFRSSSAI